Proteins co-encoded in one Listeria ivanovii subsp. ivanovii genomic window:
- a CDS encoding LysM peptidoglycan-binding domain-containing protein produces MQKTRKERILEALQDQKKNKKSKKLKTGATIAGVTAIATSITVPGIEVIVQADETATISNSDKATSSTTYSVQKTALRSGATVQSFIQTIQTSSTKIAADNDLYASVMIAQAILESAYGTSELGSAPNYNLFGIKGAYNGQSYTKQTLEDDGKGNYYTITAKFRKYPSYHQSLEDYARVIRNGPSWNPNYYSKVWKSNTNSYKDATKALTGTYATDTAYATKLNNLISTYNLTQYDKAGNSAGGSNASNSSNSSSTTYTVVKGDSLWKIANKYKVTVANLKSWNNLKSDNIYIGQKLKVSASSSSNSTNTSKPSANTNNNSNSNTSKPSSSASVKTYTVVKGDSLWKIANKYKVTVANLKSWNSLKSDNIRIGQKLKVSAPSTSSNTNTSKPSTNKPSTSATKTHTVKKGDSLWSVSRQYKTTVDNIKSWNKLKGNTIYVGQKLTIK; encoded by the coding sequence ATGCAAAAAACTAGAAAAGAACGGATTCTTGAAGCTTTACAAGATCAAAAGAAAAATAAAAAAAGCAAGAAACTCAAAACGGGGGCAACTATTGCTGGGGTTACTGCCATTGCAACTTCTATTACTGTCCCAGGAATTGAAGTAATCGTTCAAGCAGACGAGACAGCAACTATAAGCAACTCTGACAAGGCAACTAGTTCTACTACTTATAGCGTACAAAAGACTGCACTACGTTCTGGTGCAACAGTCCAAAGCTTTATCCAAACAATCCAAACTTCCTCTACAAAAATTGCTGCTGACAATGATTTATATGCTTCTGTCATGATTGCTCAAGCTATTTTAGAGAGCGCATACGGCACAAGTGAATTAGGATCTGCACCAAATTACAATTTATTCGGCATTAAAGGTGCTTACAATGGGCAATCTTATACCAAACAAACACTAGAAGACGATGGGAAAGGCAATTACTATACGATTACAGCTAAATTCAGAAAATATCCTTCCTATCACCAATCTCTAGAAGACTATGCTCGAGTTATCCGTAATGGTCCAAGTTGGAATCCAAATTATTATTCCAAAGTATGGAAAAGTAATACTAATTCTTATAAAGATGCAACAAAAGCCTTAACTGGAACATATGCCACTGATACAGCTTATGCAACCAAACTAAATAACCTTATCAGCACCTATAATCTGACTCAATATGATAAAGCTGGAAATTCAGCAGGTGGCTCTAATGCCTCTAATAGCAGTAATTCTAGTAGCACAACTTATACTGTTGTCAAAGGTGACTCACTTTGGAAAATTGCCAACAAGTACAAGGTCACCGTTGCTAATTTAAAATCTTGGAATAACCTTAAATCTGACAATATTTATATCGGACAAAAATTAAAAGTTAGCGCTTCTTCGTCTTCAAATAGCACGAATACTTCTAAGCCTAGCGCTAACACAAACAACAATAGTAATAGCAACACATCCAAACCTAGCTCAAGCGCCAGTGTCAAAACCTACACTGTCGTAAAAGGTGACTCGCTTTGGAAAATTGCCAATAAATATAAGGTCACCGTCGCTAACCTAAAAAGTTGGAACAGTCTTAAATCCGATAACATTAGGATTGGCCAAAAATTAAAAGTCAGTGCTCCGTCGACTTCAAGTAACACCAACACTTCCAAACCTAGCACAAACAAACCAAGTACTTCCGCGACTAAAACTCACACTGTCAAAAAAGGTGACTCACTTTGGTCGGTATCTAGACAATACAAAACAACTGTTGACAACATCAAATCGTGGAACAAATTGAAAGGTAACACAATTTATGTTGGACAGAAGTTGACGATAAAATAA